The proteins below are encoded in one region of Canis lupus familiaris isolate Mischka breed German Shepherd chromosome 21, alternate assembly UU_Cfam_GSD_1.0, whole genome shotgun sequence:
- the JRKL gene encoding jerky protein homolog-like has product MSGKRKRVVLTIKDKLDIIKKLEDGGSSKQLAVIYGIGETTVRDIRKNKEKIITYASSSDSTSLLAKRKSMKPSMYEELDKAMLEWFNQQRAKGNPVSGPICAKRAEFFFYALGMDGDFNPSAGWLTRFKQRHSIREINIRNERLNGDETAVEDFCNNFRDFIERENLQPEQIYNADETGLFWKCLPSRTSAIKGKYSVSGHKAVEERVTIMCCANATGLHKLKLCVVGKAKKPRSFKSTDTSNLPVSYFSQKGAWMDLSIFRQWFDKIFVPQVREYLRSKGLQEKAVLLLDNSPTHPNENVLRSDDGQIFAKYLPPNVASLIQPSDQGVVATMKRNYRAGLLQNNLEEGNDLKSFWKKLTLLDALYEIAMAWNLVKPATISRAWKKILPTIEEKEGLDFDEEDISMATVSTILQHTKGLENVTTENIEKWLEVDSTEPGYEVLTDSEIIRRAQGQTDESSENEEEEIELIPEKHINHAAALQWTENLLDYLEQQGDMILPDKLVIRKLRATIRNKQKMTTSSQ; this is encoded by the coding sequence ATGTCGGGGAAGCGCAAGCGGGTGGTACTGACCATTAAAGATAAGCTGGATATAATAAAGAAACTCGAAGACGGAGGCTCCTCCAAGCAGCTGGCAGTGATTTATGGAATTGGTGAGACTACAGTTCGGgatataaggaaaaataaggaaaagattaTCACTTACGCAAGCAGTTCTGATTCCACGAGTCTTCTGGCCAAGAGGAAATCGATGAAGCCATCCATGTACGAGGAGCTGGACAAGGCCATGCTAGAATGGTTCAACCAGCAGAGAGCGAAAGGGAATCCTGTATCGGGCCCGATTTGTGCGAAAAGGGCAGAGTTCTTTTTCTATGCTCTGGGAATGGATGGTGATTTCAACCCCTCTGCTGGTTGGTTAACTCGTTTTAAGCAGCGGCACAGCATTAGGGAGATTAACATTAGGAATGAAAGATTGAATGGCGATGAGACTGCTGTGGAAGATTTTTGTAACAACTTCCGAGACTTCATTGAACGAGAGAATTTACAGCCAGAACAGATCTACAATGCAGACGAAACTGGACTCTTCTGGAAATGCCTACCTTCCAGGACTTCTGCGATCAAAGGTAAATACAGTGTCTCTGGGCACAAGGCAGTTGAAGAAAGAGTCACTATCATGTGTTGTGCCAATGCAACAGGTTTAcacaaactgaaactctgtgttGTGGGGAAAGCAAAGAAACCTCGCTCCTTCAAGTCGACGGACACCTCAAACCTGCCAGTCTCTTATTTTAGCCAAAAAGGTGCATGGATGGATCTTTCCATTTTCCGACAGTGGTTTGATAAGATCTTTGTGCCACAGGTTCGGGAGTACTTAAGATCTAAAGGCCTGCAGGAAAAGGCTGTGCTCTTGTTGGATAATTCACCAACACATCCAAATGAAAACGTCCTAAGGTCAGATGATGgtcaaatatttgctaaatatttacCGCCTAACGTGGCTTCATTGATCCAGCCCTCCGATCAAGGGGTCGTAGCGACAATGAAGAGAAATTATCGTGCAGGTCTTCTTCAGAACAACTTGGAAGAAGGTAATGACCTGAAATCATTCTGGAAGAAGCTAACTCTGCTAGATGCACTTTATGAAATAGCAATGGCATGGAATTTAGTAAAGCCAGCTACCATTAGCAGAGCATGGAAGAAGATTCTACCTACCATAGAGGAAAAAGAAGGCTTGGACTTTGATGAAGAAGATATTTCCATGGCTACTGTGTCCACCATTTTACAGCATACCAAAGGACTGGAAAATGTGACTACTGAGAACATTGAAAAGTGGCTTGAAGTGGACAGTACTGAGCCAGGCTATGAAGTGTTAACTGACAGTGAAATCATCAGAAGAGCACAAGGCCAGACAGACGAATCTAGTgaaaatgaggaggaggaaataGAACTGATTCCAGAGAAACATATTAATCATGCAGCTGCTCTCCAATGGACTGAAAATTTATTGGATTATCTAGAACAACAAGGTGATATGATCCTGCCTGATAAACTGGTGATTCGTAAACTTCGAGCCACCATCAGAAATAAACAGAAGATGACAACCTCAAGTCAATAA